TTagacaactacaacagtaataataatattaatcactatattccagtgtatcagtttttaaatgttttgattcaATATTTAAGGTgaacttattgattaggtgcaagagtagtagtgatggttaaaataatagattaatgctgaaatagtaaattgagccttgttcctagatggacagagagtagaaagtaatagatcagatgaggagatggagatagaggaagaaaaagagggacatgtagaggcacaagtgacagaaagagagcagggaacagcaagccaggagacagaggctggtgagaaagaggcacaagtgttttctatagtttttactataaccgctgttcttaattattctgtataacagagaagaaaaagccatcaggttgggacaatttaagacatttcagtttctaatcccagagctattattattttaaacttaaaattgccttctctattgtttctttttcgaAACtacatcaaagcatttgctgctgtatcaataaataatcatccatatcgatacgcaaATCAGCAAGGACTGCattacaatatattgctgtattgatattttgaacagcgccatttaaagccttgttccatgtgtcccttttatactttgagcacctgcccctccaaaggtctctgcacggccctgttcagagggagtgtcagccaaagTATCaaagtatcgaaatcgcaattcttgactaggtataATTTTGGTATAGTGACAACACTACTCCAACATTTGCTTCCCGACCACCATGTGCTACGTTTGCATCACTGCCCCGATtcgagaactgaggagctgatgaaactgcgcatgtgtgattcagcgtgaagcagattGACAttcagagcgtctgaaccgaactggttcttttgatgattgattctgaacttatTCTTTGGTAAttttataagcgcgggtaaaccgaaggcttgaatcaagggcagtcatcgccaatgacattacatcgagtgcaaaagaaccggtgaaccgttttttttttatactttgagcacctgcccctccaaaggtctctgcacggccctgttcagagggagtgtcagccaaagTATAAAAAAGTTAACTGCTTATGTAATTTGtgcattaatgcatattggagatgcgaaccatttcaaacaattcagttcgatttggtgaactggttcaagaagatccggttacatcgaatgattcgttcgcaaaccggatatcacaaactgctttgtttttaactcgctcacaacagacatggaagaggagaaaatgctgaataaagttgtagtttttgctatttttggaccaaaatgtattttcgatgcagtAATTATGCAGTTATTAGCTGGTGCCACTGTATTTTATGTTGATTTTCATGAGTCCCCCcctgaaatgaccaggaccccccatcgccccccccaatcaaaattgtctggagccgccactgtatGTAGGTAACTATGAAGTTTACTCTGCTCTTCTCCCAGTTTACCAGAGACCTACTTTAACATGTTTCAGGATGAGAGGATACATGTTTTAAATCCCAAAGCTCGGATTCAGTGCAAACTAACATGGCGGCGCCCATCACCCGTATAGATATACATTctatataaaagtgtttaaactaccaaatagatttacttgcacatatttcagaattggaatatcagatattttataatatagtgagcatgtttgtgaatatttcgaataaaaccggaaaaacaaaataaaagtgattaATATGTCATACAGATCTATTGTGGCTGTGTTGAGTCACATAATAAACATGACAATTCCCCATGGAAACAAAAAGAGGATACATTCTAAAATAACAGTTGCCTAAAAAAACTCACACTGGGggctcagctagaatattttCAATTCACGTGCGAAAGGGtaaaagaatttgccactgattcaAACGCGatttttttgagcagtgtagagtaatgCTTGTTGTTTCTCGTTTCACCAATCATAGATGcagatatggttttatgtttactcaGCATGATATGCTGACAGTATAAAggtccattcacaccaagaacgttaactataaagataacgatattagcgtccacaccagctgTTTATTCTAACTGACGTGCGTCTGCCACTTTAaatcgttatagttgtagtgtggactctgctattctttaatattgagaatattgatttttagaactatcgttatatttatagttattgtgCTCtcttttgtaatgggttttaatggttttgtctcgtcgtgcCAGGAAATGGcttcacagtatggtaaggggtgtaaaatttctgtcacacacttgaggcattcagccaattacaacaaactggatagctggccagtcagtgtacacctcacttttcagaatgacaAGCTTTGTAAAACTTTACGtgtttaaactgcataaacacatttaatcacaccattagcaatgtcatatgacccctttaatgacattaattacattaaattatgatCTGTTAATCATAAGGTAATGTTTAATAAGTACATTAGTAAGCTTTAACAAGCATGATATCTCACATTTCTAGttatgtgaatttatattaacttattatctgtatgtattatgtaatgcattatatgtGCACTATATTATGTCagtgatttattaatgaaagttattataaagtgttaccacattgGATAATACTTTATGATAGACTAGCTATGAACAAATACACTTACTTAAACAATtgttttaagaatttttaaaaaaaaaattagtttacaaaaaaacatcatgagTTATTAAGCAATTTCACATTTTTGATTGCTGTAGCTCCCACTATTTGCCAATTGGGGCCATAGCTTGTCAATGTCTTCCCAAACTGAGATCTACCATCTGTCTTGGTTTCATGTCTCTAGGCCTTACAGTTTGGTCTGAATGAACAGTTGTATGgcagaattataataataattataataattacaaaaggGGTTTCAGCACTTTTCTCTTGAaccaaaattacatttatacaacAGAAATGCTATTAAAAGTATTatattctttattcttttatttaaactttctattttttttcaagataacTAATGCCTTACaacattattgtaaattactgtaaattaacATTATTGTATATGTGACTCTTAGCTAATGGCATATTAGATGCTTTCAAACCAAATGGCATTaatcaaaacaatgttttttgtttttttactgtattaaactAATTATGTTTTCTACATGCCTTTCATCAAGGCTTATTACTTGTTATTactctttactttttaaaatggtgTTCCCGGCTTCCAAGATTAAAATATCCCTATAGCAGAAACAGATATTGGCATTTACCTTCAGTTGTCCTCCAGCccaaattatatttttagtattaaGCATTAAGCGTTGGAGAGGGGGAAGGGAGGCATCATAGTATCCCACGGATTTAAATTGGAATAATCCATCAGAGTCCTGCTGCCAGTTCACAACTTCATATTGGGCTACTGCGCCACCAGTGCTGTCAAACCACACATGATCTCCCATCTTTATggtgaaatttacatttttcagagCCCCAAGAACCTAGCAAAAAAAGACAGTTTTGTTATTATCATtgagacatttaaaatgtgtaacaAAAATAATGGTCCCTCTTTAGTTccctttattttatcttttatgtcttttttttttttttacctcctgTGGTTGTATAGTCAGGCTTTTCTCACATCCTTCTTGTTCATTGCACTTAAGCAGACTGTGTAGTGAATGAGCTACAGCATGAACTGCTTTATAGACATTGCTTGATTCTCTTTGTTCAAAGATGTCTTCATTGTAGTTTTTTTGTTCAAGTAGTTCCTCATATCTGCTGGAATTGAATGCATATTGAGAAGAATTTCCCTCACTTTGTGAGCATGGAAAAGCTGTATCCCAGAATTCTTTCATAACATAATCTGCAAACCCTTCAATGTAGATTTTTCTCACTGCAAATCCAAGTGACCCTCCCAACGAATTAAAACTATTTGGAGTGAAGTAATTCTTTGTAGTTATCCATGACTCCACACCAATCATTTGAAAGCCTGCAATTTTCTGAATACTTAACTGATCAATAAGTAAGCCCATCTcaacaaatgaaacaaatgaaacaataacTTTTGCTGTGCCTTTTTTAATTATGTCTAccactttttttagtttttctgtcTCTGTTCTGTAGAATTTCACAGAGTACTCCACACAAATCCCCTCCTCCTGGGCTATTTGAAGAAATGCGGCCATTCCAATGTTTCCATATTCATTGTCACTGTTCACAGCTCCTACCCAGGACCATCCAAAGTGCTTCACTATGTATACAAGTGCTCTGCTCTGGTGGTAATCACTAGCAATAGTCCTGAAGAATGACGGGTAATATTTCCTATTACTGAGACATTCACAAGTGGCTGAGGGACTTATCTGAAAAAGAAAGCACAGAAAACAATGGCAAAGTCAAATGGTAATCATCAAACGTTTAGTATTACTGCTCCTTACCACTGGAATTTTAAAAGGTCCTGCAGTTCTTGACAGAATCATTGTGGCAGAAGATTCTGATTCTCCTATAATAGCATGTAAAGGAGTACGTCCATTGCATCTGTCTCTTGATCCAAAGTCCTGACCATTGATCACTCCAATTATTGCACTCATTGTAGACAATCTTGATCCGCAAGTATCATATATTCTATATCCAATAGTAACATTTGGAAGCAAACTTTCACTTCTGTTGATTTCCTCAATTGCGAAGATCATGATTTGCACCAGACGAAAATCTCTCAGATTCACACTGTTAAATGAAACATAAAGTTATTAggctaaactaaataaattatatatatatatatatatatatatatatatatatatatatatatatatatatatatatatatatatatatatgtaaggtgGAGAAATAAGGgataataattctttattttcacATATGATTCAAACGATAAAAGTTTGCTAGTTTGCTGTTGAAAATAATTTATAGATGcagatgtatatataaattatatatatatatatatatatatatatatatatatatatatatatatatatatatatatatatatatatatatataaattatcttaatgaaattaacaataataagtattatggttattattatgattatcatttaaaaacagattgtgttaaaatttttgttttattaaacttCAATTTTCTTAAATCAACATTGTAACAAACCTTGAGCATAACAGATATTGAGGTTTTTGTGTAAACTCAAAAGAAGGTAGTGTTTCCTTTCTGTGGATTGCAAAAATCCCTCCGATTGTTACATCTCCGTCCTTGGAAAGCAGCGGGTATTTAGGGTCTCCCATTTTATAACAAGGAATGTTTTCTGCCTTTGTATAAAGCTGATGGAAAAGGAGTGTGTAAAGAAAGAGAAGCATCCCAAATGATTGAGCTCCACAGCAGATGCCAAATGCGAATGATCTGATACAACATTTGCACTCTTATAGACACAACCAATATGGTTGAATAAAAGAGAACTTGGCCCAAGACCTCATAGGACATGAAATTAACCAGGTCATGCATGCTTGTGATAGATTATTGACAGAATCTTACACCGAGTACAACTGTGTAATATTCACCTATAAGAAGAAAGTAATCACTTACTTTTCACAGGTTTAAAGGCTATGTGTTTCTTTTCATGATTTAATTAATCTTGATTTCttataattaattaactaaatatgATTTTTCTGGGCCAATTGGTGCAAACTGCTGTGTGCTAAATGTACACAGGACTattaaaacaaagataaaaatgttcctttaataATGAACTACATTTTCAGTTTGTTTCTCCAAATCCTAACGATGCTTTGAGAACACACGGAATATATGGGACAAGTTGCAATGtcttattttaaaacacatttgagttctttaaaaaataaataaaaaaaaaccacttcattatttcattcattatccaaaatttctcattttttaaaggaatttaaaTCATTTCCATATACAATCACAGACAAATAAGCTGTGAAGgaataaataaactataagtggataaaatactttgttttgtaataattatGATGAATGGCAGTATTCACAGgggtatttgtttattttatagttttggaACCATACAACTGTGATTTTTGCCActgcaattataaaaaaaaaaaaaaaaaaaaaaaataggaattcTTATATTGTACAGATTGTTTAGAACAATTTATCTATTCATTCTTTATAATATGCCAGATTATTtccatatgttttatattttattatattaaatgaaattaaatttgtaaaatgttaGCTTAAACCTTTGAAGTTAAGTTGGGCCTACGTGAATCATTTATGTTGCATTGATTGAAACTGGGCAGtggatttctagttcccagcatgctttgtgtAGGGATAGACCAGGAGAAAAAATGTTGAGTGTGTATGTTACAAAGGCTGAATTAAAGCTAAACGCGATTAAAGGTCCGTTACACCTGGGCTCACCTCCACCCGGTGGCCATAGGAGAACAGCAAACATCGGGCAATATGCTTATAAAATGGTAAATACTTGTGCCTATTTCCCTGCTGCCAGCAGGTGGCtctattattataaatgaatattgGCATGTATGTAACTCCAGGCTAGGACTCTCACCAAACATGTGAgctttggggcagattggacaatgcatgttaaatttagtgtaaaaatagtaatttcctgttgccagcaggtggcactatgactataaatCAATATTGGTCTTAAGATGAGTTCTGGCCAGGACTCTCAtcaaacaagtgaagtttggggcagatcagaTAATGCATGTTTAAGTTAGTTTAAAACAAGTGATTTCCTGGTGCCCACAGGTGGCGCTATAATTATAATTGATTATTGGCCTATAGATGTGTTCAGACCAggactagggctgtgcaattaatcgaaatcgaaataaaatcgcgatttgagtgtgcacgatttttaaatcgctttatagcacgaatTTCCACGGCCCTGACCTCACCGCAatatgttatctgaaccaatcaggatgcagcgcaccTAAGTGGAGCacgagaacagagcagactgggcaaatgcctaactccaggttcacactctgtgatgcgtagcctttctttcgagcccatgttaacggatcagaacgttcacactgcacgcggtaaaaagatgagaacagaaaaggttataaatagaaaggtgcgaaaagatttaatatcttacgcgtgagcacagagagagttgtgagggcacaggacacaggttgagtgggaggagacacgttgtaaggcagcatatatctgagccttatacagtctatgattcgagcacgcgcatctggttttgttgacagagcaaaggaaatctgcgtgcgagtcagtgatgcgcgggttgatccaaaatgagcgggtgcccgcggttacgagtcatccaaaaatatttttaatgatattcagtTTGCGGTCAGTCGGGTCCTTTGAAATAAAATGCCAATTAACCCTTTGTCAtctatatagtactagacacatttttgaaatacataggcctacactttattggctgaataactggcatgaaTAGACTTCATGGGGAGCAATGGcactgtttttggtaaaacatgattttgacgacttcattaaattttgttttatagaaaactctttttaaaagattttcgttttgtataaattgtatcttaattttgatcaatgttttatcaatcatttccccgtatttaataaataaaaagcaaatatatagcctagcagacaatgtaataaggcgccggcacaatcacttgcattgcatgtgaactaaactcagcgtgtgcctcacagatttgagaaatataggctttatattacagacagcttgaaatgtcttcttttaaatgaaaatattcaaaccaaaataaatgggctactctctgataatgtaatccatatgaaatgtgcatttctctctggagTTCATGGCGAGTCTGCATCTTCAACTacatctttgcagcgacacagaaaacaccagtttattactaaacaataaaatgactccttgcatattttcgaaccagcaggccattctgggttgactgagaccccacggaatgagcgagcGGATTGGGATATTCAGAAATGCACCAGTGGATAGATTCGCACTTGCGCAttcttttaatgtgctttcgcgttacaaaAATGTgctctcgttgctgcttctgaaccgtgtacacataacttactgtatatgcactgcagatggagCACGTTTtccatatgtctagacattttgtttgacatctttacttagtgattattttgacttatgtctgttctagagacatttgataaagctctcatttgttttcttttggaaatatgtttaaaatttataataaacGCATTTATGACTaaagcatgtatgtgtgtgtcaaaatcgtgattaaaatcgaaatcgcaaaattgataaaaaaaattgtgataggTTGTTTTTGTCCATATCACACAGCCCTAGCCAGGACTCTTGGAAAACATGTGACGTTTGGGTGAGATCGGACAATGTATGAacgagttacaacaacttcctttttcataGTGTTAATAACATGCTTTATCACTtagtaagtgttgctagcatgtttgagaatgtttctaacatgtttagcagacaatggcatattttactgtgttgccaatagtaacttcctgttgccagtaggtggcgctatttCTGTAACCAAATATTAGCATGCTGATGTGTTCTGGACTGGACTCTTATCAAACTTGTTAaatttggggaagattggacactGAATGCCTGAGTCtcagcaacttcctgtttgacTTCATTAATAGCATGTTTTAACACTTAGCTGAgtgctgctagcatgttttagtatgtttctagcatgttgccagtgTATTTAGCACTTGCTGACACTTAATATGTTGCTAGGAGTTAGAACTTAGATTCTCTTCCTGAGCCTGAGCCTGGATTATATGGTCTGGCCGATATTTCCCGCCACCTTCCTCGGGCCGGGCCTTGATAAAACACATCACATGTCATGCGCAGCATCTCGTCCATCGAAAA
This region of Carassius auratus strain Wakin chromosome 17, ASM336829v1, whole genome shotgun sequence genomic DNA includes:
- the LOC113117583 gene encoding extracellular calcium-sensing receptor-like, which translates into the protein MLLFLYTLLFHQLYTKAENIPCYKMGDPKYPLLSKDGDVTIGGIFAIHRKETLPSFEFTQKPQYLLCSSVNLRDFRLVQIMIFAIEEINRSESLLPNVTIGYRIYDTCGSRLSTMSAIIGVINGQDFGSRDRCNGRTPLHAIIGESESSATMILSRTAGPFKIPVISPSATCECLSNRKYYPSFFRTIASDYHQSRALVYIVKHFGWSWVGAVNSDNEYGNIGMAAFLQIAQEEGICVEYSVKFYRTETEKLKKVVDIIKKGTAKVIVSFVSFVEMGLLIDQLSIQKIAGFQMIGVESWITTKNYFTPNSFNSLGGSLGFAVRKIYIEGFADYVMKEFWDTAFPCSQSEGNSSQYAFNSSRYEELLEQKNYNEDIFEQRESSNVYKAVHAVAHSLHSLLKCNEQEGCEKSLTIQPQEVLGALKNVNFTIKMGDHVWFDSTGGAVAQYEVVNWQQDSDGLFQFKSVGYYDASLPPLQRLMLNTKNIIWAGGQLKKPISVCSESCPPGTRKASQKGRPVCCYDCIPCAEGEISNQTDSINCKQCPGEYWSNAEKNNCVSKNLEFLSLTEVMGIVLVFFSLFGIGITVLVAILFYSKKDTPIIKANNSELSFLLLFSLTLCFLCSLTFIGRPTEWSCMLRHTAFGITFVLCISCVLGKTIVVLMAFKATLPGSNVMKWFGPAQQRLSVLAFTLIQVLICVLWLTISPPFPYKNMKYYKEKIILECNLGSTIGFWAVLGYIGLLAALCFILSFMARKLPDNFNEAKFITFSMLIFCAVWITFIPAYVSSPGKFSVAVEIFAILASSFGLLFCIFAPKCYIILLKPEQNTKQNIMGKTTYKAY